Genomic segment of Cryptococcus neoformans var. neoformans JEC21 chromosome 5 sequence:
GCCAATGTTAACCCATATTACGGCTTTCAACTGATTAAGAGAACTCACAACAACGGAAAGACAGGTAGCACAGAACAATCCGAGCTGACCACTGAGATACAGGGTGTCTGACCAGAAAGGACTTTTGTTCACCCTCTGCTCTGCGGTAAATGCGTCGGCTGAAATGATCAACTGAGGACGAATGTCAGTTTGGAAATGCAAGTACTACAAACCTTAAACTTACGAAACAAATGCTGTAGACGAGACGACAAGCAGTACGAATCTCGTTCATCTCTGAAAAGAAATGCAGTCTTTCGAGCACCTCGGCGTTGGCGCCTTGGCGACGGACGTttttgaggaaggaagggaaaatgAGACACAGGCCGACAGAGGCAAAAGCTAGCCTTGACAGGAGATTAACAACAAGATCATATGCCAATTGTCTTATACACTCACAAGATACTCAAGCTCGAACCAACGCAGAAAAGATATGCCCTGATCATGTCAAGGTTGGTGTTCTCGATATGCACAGAGGCGATTAAGAGAGCAAAGGAGCAAATGAAGAGGCCGATCCAAGCCTTGAAGAAGCCGGAGCGCAGCCAGGATGTTTGAGGTCCTCCAGGCGTATTTATGGATTTGATCAGGTAACCCCAATACAAGAACTTTTTTTGGGATCAAGTCAGCACTGGATATCACTGTTGGAAACAGCGAAGACCTACCTCCTCAAGATGGACACCCTGTAAAAAACCCCAAGCAACCGTGATGAAGTACAGACTAGTCTTAAAAAGATTGTAATGGGTTTTGCTGTAAAGCTGGTAAGGAGTGACGATAGTCTTTTCAAGAGCGGGGTAGTAAATCCAGTACTCTGAGTATAGGACATGTACATCAATCCATGTATAGACTGACCTTTGTATCAGCAAATGAAAGCGGATGCTATGTACCTGACGCTCACCTTGTAGACCTGCTACTGAGAGTAAGAGAATATGGCACATCATTGCTCGGAACCAGTTGTCCTTGCTGTAAAGAAGACACCTACGCGGATCCGTTAGTCAACACTTCATGCTaaacggaagaggagctcACCTCCAGCGGTCGTAGTGCCATGTGTGCCAGAAGATGAATAGTAAACCGGTGAGAGAGGTAAGGGCCGAGAAGGCCATGGCTGCTGGTCTGTGAATGGCTTAGCTATTGTGCCACACTCGACCCCAATCGATAACCCACGTTGTCATCTTTTACAGGTTGCCAATCGGATTAGGTCCCCAGCGCGAAGAGACGTGTATTACAGGTGGTTAGCTGTAACGTAAGTGCTCGCGTATAGCTAACGTTCGCCACAGTAGTAGGTTGATCTGGTTAAAAGCCAATGATAGGAGCGGCCCCATCTCAATGTTATATACCACCGAAATTATCGATCCAAAGTGTTCCCAGGCCAATGATCACATGTCGATATCCGAgacatcctccttcacaccttcttcattaCAATCGGAGTGTGGGTGAGGACAAAGGATTATCCCTTCCACAGCGGTCTGACGTGTCTGAACAAGACAGAGTTGATCCTTCATCAAGGATTGCCTTTCCGAGTCCTGATCAGGCCATCAGAGAGAACGGTTTAATGGTCATGCCGCTCAAGCTAGAAGCGGAGATTACAGAATGGAATTTGTTGTTACGTGTGTATGATGTGTGAAATAGCCTCCCTTTGAGTGAAAGGGATGTGTTTCGGATTCGGCATTCGGCCATTCTGTTCGTGCCTTATATATGACATATAACCTTCTTTGTTCCATTTCATGTTCCCAAGCAAATCAAGATAGGCAATTATTCCACATTGGTTATTCGTACGCTGTAGCGAGGAGAGGGGTAGACGGTGTCAGAGGATATGGCAGGGCGACGAGATAATCCACTTTCCGCAACCAGCGAAGACTACTACGCGCAAGCTCATTGACGGCTGATGCACTCGTGGTACTACTGATGAATATTTGAAGTTTAAGCTTACCGATGTGTGATTGACATTCGCATTTCCGCAGCCTTTGAAGTACAAGGAACGAAGAGCTTTTCCGCATTCCGAAGGATGTAAGGATGATAGACGATAATATAAGAGCCCTGCCTTATTCTACCACCGGCTACAATAAGTGATGACGTGATAATAGTTCTGCGTTCGCTCTTTTCAATGATCTAAATATATTGTGGTGTAGGCCCTTTTTCCTCACTTCCTATCGCATTCTTTGAGACCGTACGTGTTGTACGTAACCTAATTGAGAGCGATAGCAAGGAATGGACATCCAACATGAAAGTCAATAAGGATGGTGAAAATAAAAAAGGAGATACGTAGTGAATAAGGCAAAAAAGGAACGCGCGTCGTGCGCTCCGTCGCATCTCTTCCGAATCGCGCACAAAAAAGCAGTAACGAACACATGTGGATACATAAACACTTTATTCCGTCTTTATCACACAACACACACATATATATTAGACAAACATGTAGCATGATAGGATGCTGTGTTTGTGGAAGTGAAATCACTTTCTGCTTGTCGACAGTAGCGGGTGGTAGGGTTCGCTCGTTCACACCATGCCCGGCTGCGGCCAAAAATGTTCTCGGCAATAGAATAATGATCAATAAATGATCAAAGGCTTCTCCCCCGGCTTTCGCTATCCAATCTCATGAGATGATTTCGATCATGGCAGTTTGCGTCGCATAATAAGGCATAAGCTCGTCTGCAATAATAAACGATAATATTACGTCCCGAAATGGCTATTTTACAGTTAAATACCCGAGATGTGATGATATTGATTGTCCGTAATGTGGTGAGTACAAATGAATGCCTTGAGTGAAATGCAATAGAAGAAATACAACTGCGCTCCTCGTGGAGTCGCCTTTCGTGAATCCCGAGCACCCCTTTCGATACCCTTTAATATCCCCCTGGTCCACTCTGATCTGCTTCTCGCATCCTTCCACGCCCGACGGCAGTATCCGtaccatcatctctcccagATCTCGATTGTCTTCTCGAGGTATTGCTGctacctcctccttccgtTCTTGTGCTTCGAGTGCGAGGACGGTTTCGTCGCATGAATGTGAGGTAACGCGCGAATCCTTGTGGGCTAGAGGGGCTTTCGGAGGACAAAATTTGGGAGCTCTGggtagaggaaggagacggTTGAGGGTTGTTGAAGTCTGAGTGATTGACAAGGCGTAAAATTAGCACTCATAAATGATAGTATGTTAGTGCGTACCTTTACGACACAACGGACAGCTCGAAGAGACTTGCAGTAACCTATCGAAACCATTCGTCAGCCAGGTCTCCCAGATTTTCTTCCACTGTAAAAACGTACCAAGGGTCGATGCACCCCCTGTGGTACATATGTTCCCGTTTGCACGGCAAAACTCTCAAgtcatccccatcctcaaACTCAACCAGACAAATCGGGCAAGTCTGTCCATCCTCAGCTTCCACTTGTTCCAGATGCACCATTGTAGTCGCAGCCGCTGTAGCTGCTACCTCCTCCGATTTACCGCCACTACCACTAGCTTGCGACTCTGACCTATCCCTTAACAGCTGAGGGACGCTTTCACAAGTATCCAGAGCAGTGTGGAATGACACTTCTGTATCGCACTTGGATATCGGCCGCCTCTTGCTTTCCCTATTCGGGAATGCGTCCATATCGATGCCGTCGCCCCTTTCGATCTGCGACATCGGTAATGTCTCCCCAGTATCCTTGAGAGATATCCTCTTCGTTCGGTTGCTGGAAGATTTCCCGTTTGATGTGTGAAATTTGATGACGGGGAATGTATCAAGCATTGCCTGTGCCAGTCCTCCAGCAGTACTTTGACCCCCATCTGCAtgctcatcctctcttcttccatacCGCTCAGGATGTCGAAGGGCTCGCCTGCCGCCCATGATGAGCATAATGAGGAATACGACCGATACAACTCCAGTGATGGTGTAAAGAACGATCATGGGTGTAGACGTTCTCTTATTATGGGAAGAATCTGATGAAGTCGAAGTGGTGGCATTGGGGATATAAGTGGATGTGGCTTGGCCAGTAGAATTGCGAGCGGTGAGTGTACCTATAAGATAGGTTTTGGTGGCAGGATAATTTCCTGCTAATGATTGGTTGACATCGAGAGCCGATTGGTTGAGAAGTGTAGCGTTGTAGTTCGCAAAGCTCTCGTTAGTGTGTACAAATTGATTGTTGATCACCCTTAGAAGCATTTAGTCAATGAAAAGTGCCCTGTAAGGCATAAGAATATACATACCTTGCAACTTGGACATTCTTCGTCGCAAAAACGTCTAAGGGCTTTTCGAAATCTGTGATGTATTCGGAATTGAGAAGACATGTCTGAGATCTCGTAGTGTAGAGAAGCTATTGTATGTCAACTATGTTCCTCTGCTACATCAAAGTCTTGTAGGCTCACAGCGGAAGAAGCACCTCGATCTCTCGCCAAGGTGAATATATCTTGACTTTGGTCAGTCTATTCAAAGAGTTTTTCGAAATCAAGCAACTTACCCCATTCCATACTGGCAATAGTCTCATTCGTGTCGCAGCTAATGAATGCTATCCAAGGGGTTGTGGTGGTGATATTACTGCCCATTGTCGATTCTGAAAAGTGTACCAAAGCTCCCGAGGTCGTTCCGCCAGTGTCAACATCCGCTCTTAGTTGAAACGACCTAAGGTAAATAATGGATGAGCTTTGCGTCATAATACGAGACACAGACAGCAATGACTTACACCCCACCACTGTATACGCCCAGCGGATCCGTCCATGCTATAGCGATTGTTGAAGAATCCGTCAGGTTCAGGCCAGACGTATCGTTTACTGGCAGAGCCGGGATGTAGGCTAAACATGGTAGGTGGTTGAATAGAAATCCAGCAACGACTAACGCCCTACCATAAGAGGATAGGTCTCTGGTGAGCATACTGAAAGGCAGACAAAAGCGGTGCAGAAGAGGCTGTTTGCGAAGGCAGAAGATCTGGCCTGTCGTCCGCCTAGCCTTGTGGTAGACCGAAAATAGAACGGAATTGTTTGACTATTTTGCGCGAAGGATGACAGTGGGTGGACGATGGGAGATTAAaaggggtggaggtgggTGTCGAGGAAGCTCGAGGTTTGCTGGGTTAATTGAAGCACAATAGTCGGAGTTTCACGCCGTACGCAGTCAGCGATTGTGGGCCTGCGGGACACAAAGGAAAGGTACGGGAGTATCGCGTGAGATGAATGCCGCTGCGGGTGCGGGTTGGGCGGTTGCGTGAGGTGGACGGCTGTTCGCTGGCAGTGAGCTAGCTGTTGGAGGACTGCAGCGGGTTAAAAGGCATGAGCAAGTATCCGCCTCGAATGCAAGTGTGAACATTATTTTATTATGCATCGTTGGCCGAATTAATGTAAGCCTGATGATGTCGTTGCTCGCGGAAACATAAACTCAGGGACCACAGATTTACTCTCATGGCTTCGTGCCTAGCCCAGATCAACACGGCAGCGGAACCAAATTTTAATCTCCGGCAAAATCGATAACAACCACCCAAATGCTACTCCGCTCCGTCCAGCAAGCCAGCGAACTTGAACTATCGGAGCCTGACTCTGTTCGTACTGAAAGAGCAGTCCGGCCCAAAGGAGCAATATTACCAGTGTCAACAGCCATGATGCTTGCCAACCAACCTTTTCTACTGCGAATCCCACTCAAACGACAGGCAAAGACGCGTTCGTTCTGCTGCTTCTCTGCAACTTGTAAAAGACGAACTGCGAAAAAGCCCTTTCGGATACTGTTTTGCGGCTCAGACGACTTCTCTGTAGCTTCCTTAAAAGCAGTATATGAAGCGAAAGGTATGCCAAAATTGTGTCTTGATGGTTTAGCTGGAGACTGCTTATGATTTGCCGTAGACGTTTGGTCTAGCATTGACGTAGTGGTGCCCGCTGAAAGGGAAAttgggcgaggagggaagcATGCGCATCACGAAAAGTACACCCGTAAGCAGAAATTGCAGGATCTCTGGAAGGGCTGACTAAACTTTGGATCGGCAAGCGGCACTACGCCTGTACGCCGAGCAGAATAATCTCCCCGTATCGACCATTCCATCTACCGGCCTCAAAGCCTGGTCTCCACCCGAACCTTTCACTTCGTCCGATCTCAACTCCTCACATATGTTGTTAACAGCGTCTTTTGGACACATTATCCCTCTCCGACTCTTGAAGCTCTTCCCTCCGATTCAACGGCTGAATGTACATCCGTCTCTCTTACCTAGATGGAGAGGAGCTGCTCCTCTACAATGGACTATTGCgagtggagatgaagagacaGGGGTTAGTGTGCAGACGCTGGTGCGGTATGCGCTAGGTGTTGATGCAGGCGATATATTGGGAAGAGCTGAGGGTATCGTGAGTACTGTACCTATTGCAATCCATGGAGAAAAAATGATACTCATGTCAAATTCAGAAAGTCCCTCACGATACTAGGTATGAGACTCTCTTACCTTCCTTAGCAGGGGCAGGAGGCAAGCTGTTAGTTGATGTGCTGCGAAAAATCCAAAATGGAACTGTAAGCTGTTCTGCATCACTGTGGTGATGATTTTACTGATATCGCATGCCAGGTAACCACGGCAGCCCAGGACGAGAGATACATCACTCTCGCCCCTAAGATCACTCATGAAACTTCTCGAATAGATTGGGAAAAACATACAGCAGAGATGATTGACAGATTACATCGTGGATTCACCCATCAAGTATGTATAATCCTCTCCTCTTAAATTAATGTTGACAAACGGATTTACAGTATCCACTCTGGACCTCCTTCCTCGACACAACAGCCCAaatcctctctctccatcccatcccccgtctctcccttcctATGCCCCTTTATCAACCAGAAGCAATAACGCCCGGCACTGGGATACTTTACAGGCAAGGCAAGTCACGCCGACTATTCGTAGCTTGTGCTGGGGACAGTTGGTTAGAAGTTCAGGAGATCAAGGCGGCGGGTAAGAAGGCTTTGGGTATCAAGGAGTGGTGGAACGGATTACCAAAACATGTGAGGGAAAGCGGGAAAGTGACGTTTCGGTGATTCTTGTGTTTCTGATAGCAGTCATCCATACTTCTGATACAAcggctttttttttcagtgGGCATGAACGAGATGCACTGTACATCGCCATTAGGAGCAGATAAAACACAAGTCCTTTGCGGGATAGACGTCACTCTGTTGGTAAGCGCGGCATGTTATGCAAGTTTCCCTTATCATCATCCGTGAGACCGGTTGGCACAGAGGCCAAAGGGATATGTGATTAGGAGACGCcaaggcaaggaaaggcTAAGAATACATACACTACCAACACTATCGTGCCGTAATCATACAATGCTCGATGCTCTATGCCTTTTGCAGATGTCAAGGATGCGTCAAAAATCCCCGCCAACTGTCTAAACTATTTCAATAGTTCTTACCGCTCTCTCAATACCCTCCACCGGCTCTGCAGGTGTCGGGGGTGTTCTCGGTGTACCATTCAGAGAAGCATATCTCTCAAACATGGGGATCGTACGATGTCCCTCTGGAGCAGCAGAGGTGCTCTCCTGTGTTTGACGCTAAATGTAGCGGGTTAATAACAAGAGGATAGATAGAAAGTAGTCGAGACGTACCAGGGCAGAACGGGAAAGGCCCGATTCAAGACCTTCTAACAAGGCGCAAGCTTTCTATATAATTGTGAGCTATTGTCAAGCAGACTAACCCGAGATAACTCACACAAAGATCATTTGAAGAGATGTAACCACAACGCAAACAAGTCTGCAATGCCTTCATACCTCTTTGTACACTTTGCTCAAGCACAAAGGATTCACCAGAGTGAATGATGTCGACAATAGCGCTAGGTCGGACGGCTTCGAGATCCTTGAGGAAAACTCGGGCATGTCCTCTGTAGGCTAGAACAGGTTATCAATTTTGACCAAAGATGGCTCAACCAAAATACTCACCATCAGGAGAGTAGATACACTCGGTTGAAAAGTACGTGAGCTTTTTGAAGTACGCATACCTATTGCCTGTGAGAATTTGCTGCTACACTTGCGATTCATGAACCTACATGACAATTTCCTTCTCGTAAGCATATTTGAAAGGCTTGCTTCTCTTGATCGTATCCTCAGACTGGGTCGTAACAGCTGTACACCTCGCCAAACGGGCAATATCGCCTCTCATGACTGAGCGGAAATCAGCGATGGGGACTTGTTCATTTGTTGCTGTGTTTTACTGACTGTTCATCAAGACAGTTTCAGCAATGTCATCCGCATTGTGTCCGGTTACAATATGGTCGACTCCTAATTGGGCGGCCCCACGGTCCAATGCCTGGCGACGGAATACACCACAGAAAGTACCTATAAATATGTCAATTTACGATTGAAGAGAGAAAGTATCCTTCAACCCATACAattgttcttcttgccgaCTTGTTCTACAATCTTGTCCATCGTCCACCCGTAAAGCTCAGAGTAAGATAGGATCTTGAGCGGAAGTCCATACTCTGCTTGATTTTGCTTGACAGTCTATCCAACAAATCAGCCAAGAGGCAACGGACGATTGGAATTGCACTCACCTCTAAAGAGTCGTCTCGATATCCGGTGATACCTTCATCTATTGACAGTAGATACAGATCCAGTCCATAGTCATATCGCTTGTTGAGAACTGAAAGGACGTGTGCAAGAACAGTTGAGTCTGGCAAAATTCAAATGAGCCACAAACCTGATATTACATAAATTAACATACCTTTCCCACCGCTAGCTCCTATAGCTACCCGTTCCCCTCGCTTGAAaatcccttctccctctaCGATTGTGTTGTGTACCTCGGTCTCGAAAACTTCGAAAAAGCAGTCCTTGCAAACCTGTTGACCAGTTTTCGGTCGCTTCACAAGAGCTCTAGCGGTATGGCACAATGAACAGGGTGTAGGCGGCATGGCTTCAAGTTGATCGGGCGGTCACAGCTGCTTGCTGGTATACAAGCTGTCTTTGCGAAAAAGATAATAGCCATTCGTACAGTTGGGTGGCAAAACAAATCTTCGTGCCTAATGTGCTGAAAAATGGCTGGTTGGCGTGCCTAAGAATCGCTCCAAGTGACATCACGATATTTTTTATAGCCGGTGGCCCCGAAATGGGCGGTCGGCGGCGGAGAGTATAAGAGATGACTTCACCTCCGTCGTTCATTGAGATCACAAGAATATCCACAACTGCTTCAACAATCATCCAGTACTATCTACTCCATGCCCAGCACCATGTCCGAACAGGATACACCCAAGGGCACAGAGAGACCGCTCACAGCTTACAACCCACCTTTACCCTCCAATAGCACCCCGTTCAGCTTCGCCTGCCGTTGTCTGAATGTCAAGATTGACGGACGCGTTTCTGCTTCAGATGAACAGAAAGTATTGAGCAAGGGTGAAGGAGGTACTAGCGCCCAAGGAAGTGTGGAAGTCTTCCTGCCTATAGGATCGGAGGGAGTGGTGAGTCAAGCGAGATCTTCCGATAGTGGAGATGGCACGTTGACAAGATTATTAAGAAATTTGCGGATTATGTGGTTTATGACCAAGACATTATATCCTCTCGAGAGGATAAATCCGGTAGTGCGATCATTACTGAGGACTCTCCTGAACCTTCATGGCGGAAATGCTTCATCTGTGGTACGAGGTGCTATCGTGTCAAAGATAAGGCGCAGAAGGATCCAGCggttgaagaggagtgGGTTACTGTAGAGTTAAACAGCGGCGTAGTGGTAAGGATAGGCTCGTTTACTTGTTTCTGATAGAAGCTAACCGTTGGTTAGTACGGAGAAAAGCTCTCGCAAGCGCTCGGACAAGAAGGTCTCCCATTCACTGGTCTCCTATTCGATCCACCATCAGGGCAGTCCAACTTCGGCCGTCCGCCTACCAATCCTAGCCCTTCCTCTGATCCAGACTCCTATCTTCCCTCTGCAACACCTTCAATCCACTACGTTCCTACTCCTCACGAtccattctttcttcctccgcccTTCATCCCGTCCAACCCGCACTTGAAAGATCTTTGTGACCAAGCAGAAGAATACCTCAGGGAAGCTCACGGCAGgctggaggatgaagtGCGACACTTCATATCACTCAAAACATTAGAATTACGTGAtatggaagaaaaagtgCGAGGGGAAGTGGAGTTATTATGGGATAAGTACAGGAATGGGCCGGGTAAAGAAGAGATCAGTCGTCAGCGCAGCGCGAGTAT
This window contains:
- a CDS encoding expressed protein, whose protein sequence is MTTPAAMAFSALTSLTGLLFIFWHTWHYDRWRCLLYSKDNWFRAMMCHILLLSVAGLQVYTWIDVHVLYSEYWIYYPALEKTIVTPYQLYSKTHYNLFKTSLYFITVAWGFLQGVHLEEFLYWGYLIKSINTPGGPQTSWLRSGFFKAWIGLFICSFALLIASVHIENTNLDMIRAYLFCVGSSLSILLAFASVGLCLIFPSFLKNVRRQGANAEVLERLHFFSEMNEIRTACRLVYSICFLIISADAFTAEQRVNKSPFWSDTLYLSGQLGLFCATCLSVVVLLPRNMTSESLPTGNQDVQPIVPYNRPPPEGYSAKQFMELGERLNIGDESKAIGLMTNPRGFEMQVSPPSDNHDDSSSGYSGRTKVNAPFAEVADKTKIARLSDLSGLPSVVQRFKSPFETAEHKIKGPTQVFVTTSHTIAE
- a CDS encoding methionyl-tRNA formyltransferase, putative, whose amino-acid sequence is MMLANQPFLLRIPLKRQAKTRSFCCFSATCKRRTAKKPFRILFCGSDDFSVASLKAVYEAKDVWSSIDVVVPAEREIGRGGKHAHHEKYTPALRLYAEQNNLPVSTIPSTGLKAWSPPEPFTSSDLNSSHMLLTASFGHIIPLRLLKLFPPIQRLNVHPSLLPRWRGAAPLQWTIASGDEETGVSVQTLVRYALGVDAGDILGRAEGIKVPHDTRYETLLPSLAGAGGKLLVDVLRKIQNGTVTTAAQDERYITLAPKITHETSRIDWEKHTAEMIDRLHRGFTHQYPLWTSFLDTTAQILSLHPIPRLSLPMPLYQPEAITPGTGILYRQGKSRRLFVACAGDSWLEVQEIKAAGKKALGIKEWWNGLPKHVRESGKVTFR
- a CDS encoding mitochondrion protein, putative: MPPTPCSLCHTARALVKRPKTGQQVCKDCFFEVFETEVHNTIVEGEGIFKRGERVAIGASGGKDSTVLAHVLSVLNKRYDYGLDLYLLSIDEGITGYRDDSLETVKQNQAEYGLPLKILSYSELYGWTMDKIVEQVGKKNNCTFCGVFRRQALDRGAAQLGVDHIVTGHNADDIAETVLMNIMRGDIARLARCTAVTTQSEDTIKRSKPFKYAYEKEIVMYAYFKKLTYFSTECIYSPDAYRGHARVFLKDLEAVRPSAIVDIIHSGESFVLEQSVQRGMKALQTCLRCGYISSNDLCKACALLEGLESGLSRSALRQTQESTSAAPEGHRTIPMFERYASLNGTPRTPPTPAEPVEGIERAVRTIEIV